A section of the Armatimonadota bacterium genome encodes:
- a CDS encoding peptide ABC transporter substrate-binding protein, producing the protein MRNRRAILTVGMLLVLPGLALAAPAVGPAVGPDTVVVGTQQEPANVGILFCDGCTMFVGTMIATPLFVPVVELTDEWKWQPVAVQKLPSLKDGDWKLLPGGKMQVTWKLRRGLRWQDGRPLTAEDFIFAWRVNLHPRFPSAGRDVSERVENIRAPDPYTLVVQWKKKYAFANLTVNGVGYLPRHLLASAYQRDPSKLPQNVWGTSEQTVGTGPYRIVEWRKGSSITLERWDRFPYEAVGGSWRARAQIRRLVFRFVPDTNTQVANVLAGTVDVFDETAIPFVQGLELEKRLQREGRLGREWALRAEPGLVWEHIDLNVDNVHLRDKRVRQALVYGINRELMVQQLFEGKQPVSHGPFPPKHYGYNPNLKKYPYDPARARQLLAEAGYRPGPDGILVKDGQRLSLTFMTTAGNRTREAVQQIVQQQLREIGVEIRIQNQPARVYFGETLPSRKFDMAMYAWVFNPISDCEGIFTGDTLPPRGQNYTGWKNEEATRLCHAVPEELDEAQRARMLRRFQEIYAEEMPVIPLYFRADYVGWKALLRNLRPTGADSPITWNVTNWAWAR; encoded by the coding sequence ATGCGAAACCGGAGGGCGATCCTGACGGTGGGCATGCTGCTTGTCCTGCCGGGCCTGGCCCTGGCGGCCCCTGCGGTGGGGCCCGCGGTGGGCCCGGATACGGTGGTGGTGGGCACCCAGCAGGAACCCGCGAACGTCGGGATTCTCTTCTGCGATGGCTGCACCATGTTCGTGGGGACCATGATCGCGACACCGCTCTTCGTGCCCGTGGTGGAGCTCACGGACGAGTGGAAGTGGCAACCCGTGGCCGTACAGAAGCTTCCCAGCCTCAAGGACGGGGACTGGAAGCTCTTGCCCGGAGGGAAGATGCAGGTCACCTGGAAGCTGCGCCGGGGCCTGCGGTGGCAGGACGGGCGCCCTCTCACGGCGGAGGACTTCATCTTCGCCTGGCGGGTGAACCTCCACCCGCGCTTTCCCTCCGCGGGCCGGGACGTCTCCGAGCGGGTGGAGAACATCCGGGCCCCGGACCCATACACCCTGGTGGTCCAGTGGAAGAAGAAGTACGCGTTTGCGAACCTCACGGTGAACGGGGTAGGCTACCTCCCGCGCCACCTCCTCGCCTCCGCCTACCAGCGGGATCCTAGCAAGCTCCCCCAGAACGTGTGGGGGACCTCCGAGCAGACGGTGGGGACCGGGCCCTACCGGATCGTGGAGTGGCGGAAGGGCTCCTCCATCACCCTGGAGCGGTGGGATCGGTTCCCGTACGAGGCGGTCGGCGGATCCTGGCGGGCCCGGGCCCAGATCCGGCGCCTCGTGTTCCGGTTCGTGCCGGACACGAACACCCAGGTGGCGAACGTGCTCGCGGGCACCGTGGACGTCTTCGACGAGACCGCCATCCCCTTCGTGCAGGGCCTGGAGCTCGAAAAGCGGCTCCAGCGGGAGGGACGGCTCGGCCGGGAGTGGGCGCTGCGGGCGGAGCCGGGCCTCGTCTGGGAGCACATCGATCTGAACGTGGACAACGTTCACCTGCGGGACAAACGGGTTCGGCAGGCCCTGGTGTACGGGATCAACCGCGAGCTGATGGTGCAGCAGCTCTTTGAGGGCAAGCAGCCCGTCTCGCACGGTCCCTTCCCACCCAAGCACTACGGCTACAACCCGAACCTCAAGAAGTACCCGTACGACCCCGCCCGGGCCCGGCAGCTCCTGGCGGAGGCGGGGTATCGCCCAGGCCCGGATGGGATCCTGGTGAAGGACGGCCAGCGGCTCTCCCTCACCTTCATGACCACCGCGGGCAACCGCACCCGGGAGGCGGTGCAGCAGATCGTCCAGCAGCAGCTCCGGGAGATCGGAGTGGAGATCCGCATCCAGAACCAGCCCGCCCGGGTGTACTTCGGGGAGACCTTGCCGAGCCGCAAGTTCGACATGGCCATGTACGCCTGGGTGTTCAACCCCATCTCGGACTGCGAGGGGATCTTCACGGGGGACACCCTCCCGCCGCGGGGCCAGAATTACACGGGCTGGAAGAACGAGGAGGCCACCCGCCTCTGCCATGCGGTTCCGGAGGAGTTGGATGAGGCGCAGCGGGCCCGGATGCTGCGCCGGTTCCAGGAGATCTACGCGGAGGAGATGCCCGTGATCCCCCTCTACTTCCGGGCGGACTACGTGGGGTGGAAGGCGCTCCTGCGGAACCTCCGGCCCACGGGGGCGGATTCGCCCATCACGTGGAACGTGACGAACTGGGCATGGGCCCGGTGA
- a CDS encoding ABC transporter permease: MSRPVTAVPRPLPRPEAPPAGRSYGQLAFRRLRRHRLAQVSGGVILLLVVASALAPYLTPYRFDEIDLTNRLSPPSWRHPLGTDELGHDVLTRLLYAGRVSLTVGLSAAIASALAGTAVGLVSGFYGGWVDQVLMRVVDVLLSIPDLPILIVLSRYFGGSLWGIILVLVAFGWMGTARLVRGEVLRLRNLEFVEAARALGASSARIMWRHLVPNALGPVIVSATLSVGGAILTEAALSFLGIGIQPPTPSWGNMLQNAQDFIWRTPLLALWPGLMIFVTVLCFNFFGDGLRDALDPRMRP, from the coding sequence GTGTCCCGCCCCGTCACCGCGGTTCCAAGGCCCCTGCCCCGACCGGAGGCCCCTCCGGCCGGCCGGAGCTATGGGCAACTGGCCTTCCGGCGCCTCCGCCGCCATCGGCTCGCCCAGGTGTCCGGGGGGGTGATCCTCCTGCTCGTGGTGGCCTCCGCGCTTGCGCCCTACCTCACCCCGTACCGCTTCGATGAGATTGACCTCACCAACCGCCTGAGCCCGCCCAGCTGGCGCCATCCTCTGGGGACGGACGAGCTGGGGCACGATGTGCTCACCCGGCTGCTGTACGCGGGCCGGGTCTCCCTCACCGTGGGCCTGAGCGCCGCGATCGCCTCCGCCCTGGCGGGGACGGCGGTGGGACTGGTCAGCGGGTTCTACGGGGGATGGGTGGATCAGGTGCTCATGCGGGTGGTGGACGTGCTGCTGTCCATCCCCGATCTTCCCATCCTCATCGTCCTCTCCCGGTACTTCGGGGGGAGTCTTTGGGGCATCATCCTGGTGCTGGTGGCCTTCGGGTGGATGGGGACCGCGCGGCTGGTGCGGGGGGAGGTCCTGAGACTCAGGAATCTGGAGTTCGTGGAGGCCGCCCGGGCCTTGGGTGCCTCCTCCGCCCGGATCATGTGGCGGCACCTGGTGCCCAACGCCCTGGGGCCTGTAATCGTCTCCGCCACCCTGAGCGTGGGGGGGGCCATCCTCACGGAGGCGGCCCTGTCGTTCCTGGGGATCGGGATCCAGCCGCCCACCCCCTCCTGGGGGAACATGCTGCAGAACGCCCAGGACTTCATCTGGCGCACACCGCTGCTGGCCCTGTGGCCGGGCCTTATGATCTTCGTGACGGTCCTGTGCTTTAACTTCTTCGGGGATGGACTCCGGGATGCCCTGGACCCGAGGATGCGGCCGTGA
- a CDS encoding TetR/AcrR family transcriptional regulator: MALQKDRTRARILEAARRVFARKGYHGTLMEDVAREAGLSKGALYFHFPGKEELFLSLVEEASAHLAERVTTAIAVARGGEAKVRAALSAAVEAFAENEDLTRLVLVEWVGLSPAFEQKRFALEAALARLIQAHLDEAVAEGRIPPQDTSLVAFAWLGAIRALVVRWLHTHHPERLVDLVPALSELLLRSVGFRTEANA; the protein is encoded by the coding sequence TTGGCGCTCCAGAAGGATCGGACCCGGGCCCGGATCCTCGAGGCCGCGCGGCGGGTATTTGCCCGGAAGGGCTATCATGGGACCCTCATGGAGGACGTGGCCCGGGAGGCCGGGCTCTCCAAAGGAGCCCTGTACTTCCACTTCCCCGGTAAGGAAGAACTCTTCTTGAGTCTCGTGGAGGAGGCGAGTGCGCACCTCGCGGAGCGCGTCACCACCGCCATCGCCGTCGCCCGAGGGGGAGAGGCGAAGGTGCGCGCGGCCCTGAGCGCGGCCGTGGAGGCCTTCGCGGAGAACGAGGATCTGACGCGTCTTGTGCTGGTGGAGTGGGTCGGACTTAGCCCGGCGTTCGAACAGAAACGGTTCGCCCTGGAGGCAGCCCTCGCCCGCCTGATTCAGGCCCATCTCGATGAGGCGGTGGCGGAGGGGAGGATCCCCCCGCAGGACACGTCCCTCGTCGCCTTCGCCTGGCTGGGTGCGATCCGCGCCCTCGTGGTCCGGTGGCTCCACACCCACCACCCCGAGCGGTTGGTCGACCTCGTACCGGCCCTCTCCGAACTCCTGCTGCGCTCCGTGGGTTTCCGGACGGAAGCGAACGCATGA
- a CDS encoding glycosyltransferase family 39 protein has translation MRNLPAACPWVLRATASVAVATLARFLLAASLPLLDDEAYYWVWSKHLAWGYLDHPPGIAVAIAASTARFGDLPWAIRLPALLCGLGTAFLTWRMTLESTRDPRSAYLAVLLLQTVPLFSLGAALAAPDGLLAFFWMLSSWALWRAVHGAPGYWLVVGLGVGLGMQSKYTMALFLPAALAAFLRSPNSPRSPFPYAAAALALLLIGPNLAWNVKNGWAAVLYAFGRDPWLPPRNPAVNLTVYAAAVLLYLSPVLGVLLLSAPLRLRAAGADFLRWLAVPTLLALLVASLLGKAKPHYILPAALVGVLALAQDHRFHTARTAGIWLGGAMGAVAVGMALFRAIPAPDLYGWPQVTERIRVLARGRPLLLIATTYQEGAQLAYATHRRYPVVVLPGKHAFAQWSPLQRWQGWDGLFVHDRRNPPADPYGNWCRETEVLPPSTLPVPGGIREFTFVRCLGFHPRTMAP, from the coding sequence ATGAGGAATCTCCCCGCCGCCTGTCCGTGGGTCCTCCGGGCCACCGCCAGCGTCGCGGTCGCCACCCTGGCCCGCTTCCTCCTCGCCGCGTCCCTCCCCCTCCTGGATGACGAGGCGTACTACTGGGTGTGGTCCAAGCACCTCGCGTGGGGATATCTGGATCACCCGCCCGGCATCGCCGTCGCCATCGCCGCATCCACCGCGCGATTCGGGGATCTCCCGTGGGCCATCCGCCTCCCCGCCCTCCTGTGCGGCCTGGGCACCGCGTTCCTCACGTGGCGGATGACCCTGGAGTCCACCCGGGATCCCCGCAGCGCATACCTCGCCGTCCTGCTCCTCCAGACCGTTCCCCTCTTCTCCCTGGGAGCGGCCCTCGCGGCTCCGGACGGGTTGCTGGCCTTTTTCTGGATGCTCTCCAGCTGGGCGCTCTGGCGGGCCGTTCACGGAGCGCCCGGATACTGGCTGGTGGTGGGGCTCGGAGTCGGGCTGGGAATGCAGAGCAAGTACACCATGGCCCTCTTCCTCCCCGCGGCCCTGGCCGCATTCCTCCGCTCCCCGAACTCCCCGCGCTCCCCTTTCCCCTACGCGGCCGCGGCCCTGGCTCTCCTCCTCATCGGCCCGAACCTCGCATGGAACGTGAAGAACGGGTGGGCCGCGGTCCTGTACGCCTTCGGCCGGGATCCGTGGCTCCCGCCCCGGAACCCCGCGGTGAACCTCACCGTGTACGCGGCGGCCGTGCTCCTCTATCTCTCCCCGGTGCTCGGCGTCCTCCTCCTCTCCGCTCCCCTGCGGCTCCGCGCCGCCGGCGCGGATTTCCTGCGCTGGCTAGCCGTGCCGACGCTCCTCGCCCTCCTCGTGGCCTCCCTCCTGGGAAAGGCAAAGCCGCACTACATCCTCCCCGCGGCCCTGGTGGGTGTCCTTGCCCTGGCGCAGGATCACCGGTTCCACACCGCCCGGACCGCGGGCATCTGGCTCGGCGGGGCCATGGGTGCCGTGGCGGTCGGGATGGCTCTCTTCCGGGCGATCCCGGCTCCCGATCTGTACGGGTGGCCGCAGGTGACGGAGCGGATTCGGGTGCTTGCGCGGGGACGTCCCCTCCTCCTCATCGCCACCACGTACCAGGAAGGCGCGCAGCTCGCGTACGCAACCCATCGCCGGTATCCGGTGGTCGTCCTTCCCGGCAAGCACGCCTTTGCCCAGTGGAGTCCCCTACAGCGGTGGCAAGGGTGGGACGGCCTCTTCGTGCACGACCGCCGCAATCCCCCCGCGGATCCCTACGGGAATTGGTGTCGGGAAACGGAGGTTCTCCCTCCCTCCACCCTCCCGGTGCCGGGCGGCATCCGGGAATTCACCTTCGTGCGGTGCCTGGGGTTTCACCCCCGGACAATGGCCCCCTAG
- a CDS encoding ABC transporter permease: MSRYLARRLIQMVPLVFGISVILFLVLVMAPGDPTDLLLAGNPKVRAEDIRLLRKIYGLDDPLHVRYLKWLRAAVRGDFGYSRIYKVPVMDLIGERLVNSLWLTLPSFLLAVAVAVPVGIYSALHQYSKVDYAATFFAFFGVSVPAFWFGILLIYLFAVQLRWLPPGGFSTPGVPEGWPMLVDRLRYMVLPVLVLSFLSMAALTRYTRASMLEVIRQDYIRTARAKGLAEPVVITKHALRNALIPIVTVLALLIPGLFAGAPLTETVFGWPGVGRLLVEAVLGGDYAVAQAALLFLSVLVLLANLLADVAYALLDPRIRYG, translated from the coding sequence ATGAGCCGGTATCTCGCACGGCGGCTGATTCAGATGGTCCCCCTGGTGTTCGGGATCTCCGTGATCCTCTTCCTCGTGCTCGTGATGGCGCCGGGCGACCCCACGGATCTCTTGCTCGCGGGCAACCCCAAGGTGCGGGCGGAGGACATCCGGCTTTTGCGTAAGATCTACGGCCTCGATGACCCCCTCCACGTCCGGTACCTGAAGTGGCTGCGGGCCGCGGTGCGGGGGGATTTCGGATACTCCCGCATCTACAAGGTGCCCGTGATGGACCTGATCGGGGAGCGCCTCGTGAACTCCTTGTGGCTCACCCTCCCCTCCTTCCTGCTGGCCGTCGCGGTGGCGGTGCCCGTAGGGATCTACTCGGCCCTCCACCAGTACTCCAAGGTGGACTACGCGGCCACCTTCTTCGCGTTCTTCGGAGTCTCCGTCCCCGCCTTCTGGTTCGGCATCCTGCTCATCTACCTCTTCGCGGTGCAGCTTCGGTGGCTGCCTCCCGGCGGTTTCAGCACCCCGGGGGTACCGGAAGGGTGGCCGATGCTGGTGGACCGCCTCCGGTACATGGTGCTCCCCGTCCTGGTCCTTTCCTTTCTCTCCATGGCCGCCCTCACCCGGTACACCCGGGCCAGCATGCTGGAGGTCATCCGGCAGGACTACATCCGGACCGCCCGGGCCAAGGGGCTGGCGGAGCCCGTGGTCATCACCAAGCATGCCCTCCGCAACGCCCTCATCCCCATCGTGACCGTGCTCGCCCTCCTGATCCCGGGCCTGTTTGCCGGTGCTCCGCTTACGGAGACGGTGTTCGGCTGGCCCGGGGTGGGGCGGTTGCTGGTGGAGGCGGTGCTCGGGGGGGATTACGCGGTGGCCCAGGCGGCCCTCCTTTTCCTGTCCGTCCTGGTCCTCCTGGCCAACCTGCTGGCGGATGTGGCGTACGCCCTTTTAGATCCCCGCATCCGCTACGGGTGA
- a CDS encoding isochorismate synthase, whose protein sequence is MRGQGSALDRALEAALEQLRAAAHGVRARGGLTVRAPAPGVDPLDLLARASEACDAWFWRSPDGPVFAALGRVGETLRAGPGRFYELTHVWREGRPSSPLALCGFSFHPDGPRSEAWRPYPAGVLFLPRLLLVGSGAEATLLLTLDGSEDADGLLRDAERWLAGPSSSDDSPPAVEARPVPEPGRWKDLVRAAAEAVRGGELRKVVLARALRLRAERVQVLRVLSTLCTRYPECTVFGVKREGRWFLGATPERLLRVQEGVVEAMALAGSAPRGRSEEEDRILGRGLVGSQKDREEHRIVAEYIRERLQPFCETLRVTGPALLRTGAVQHLCTRIRGTLRGPLPALELAGALHPTPAVAGLPLDRALRWIEREGVDRGWYAGILGWMDVRGEGEMVVGIRSALVAGTEAWVYAGCGILGDSDPATEYAESELKMGPMLEALAMVSPGAILGGVQG, encoded by the coding sequence ATGAGGGGGCAAGGGTCTGCTCTGGATCGGGCGTTGGAGGCGGCCTTGGAACAACTCCGCGCGGCAGCCCACGGGGTCCGGGCGCGCGGAGGCCTCACGGTCCGCGCCCCGGCTCCGGGCGTGGATCCCCTGGATCTTCTGGCGCGCGCCTCGGAGGCGTGCGACGCGTGGTTCTGGCGGTCGCCGGACGGACCCGTGTTCGCGGCCCTGGGACGTGTGGGGGAGACCCTCCGTGCGGGGCCAGGCCGCTTCTACGAGCTCACCCATGTCTGGCGTGAGGGACGTCCTTCTTCTCCCCTCGCCCTGTGCGGGTTCTCCTTCCATCCCGACGGTCCGCGCTCTGAAGCGTGGCGCCCTTACCCTGCCGGGGTTCTCTTCCTGCCGCGCCTGCTCCTCGTGGGCTCGGGAGCGGAGGCTACCCTCCTCCTGACCCTCGACGGCTCCGAGGACGCGGACGGGCTGCTCCGCGATGCGGAGCGGTGGCTTGCCGGGCCCTCAAGCTCGGACGACTCCCCACCCGCGGTGGAGGCCCGCCCGGTTCCGGAGCCCGGACGGTGGAAGGACCTGGTCCGGGCCGCGGCGGAGGCGGTTCGCGGGGGGGAGCTGCGAAAGGTGGTGCTGGCGCGGGCCCTTCGTCTCCGGGCAGAGAGGGTTCAAGTCCTGCGGGTCCTGTCCACGCTTTGCACGCGCTATCCGGAGTGTACGGTATTCGGCGTGAAAAGGGAGGGTCGGTGGTTTCTGGGAGCCACCCCGGAGCGGCTCCTCCGGGTGCAGGAAGGGGTCGTGGAAGCCATGGCCCTGGCGGGCTCCGCCCCGAGGGGCCGCTCGGAGGAGGAGGACCGGATCTTGGGGAGGGGGCTCGTCGGGAGCCAGAAGGATCGGGAGGAGCACCGGATCGTGGCGGAGTACATCCGGGAGCGGCTCCAGCCGTTTTGTGAGACTCTCCGGGTAACGGGCCCGGCCCTGCTGCGTACCGGTGCCGTCCAGCACCTCTGCACCCGCATCCGGGGAACCCTCCGGGGGCCCCTGCCGGCACTGGAGCTCGCGGGCGCCCTCCACCCCACCCCCGCGGTGGCGGGACTCCCCCTGGACCGGGCCCTCCGGTGGATCGAGCGGGAGGGGGTGGATCGCGGGTGGTACGCGGGCATTCTTGGCTGGATGGATGTGCGAGGGGAGGGGGAGATGGTGGTGGGCATCCGATCGGCCCTGGTGGCCGGGACTGAGGCATGGGTGTACGCGGGCTGCGGGATCCTCGGGGACTCTGATCCCGCGACGGAGTACGCGGAGTCCGAGCTGAAGATGGGGCCGATGCTGGAAGCCCTGGCGATGGTTTCTCCGGGCGCGATCCTGGGAGGGGTGCAGGGATGA
- a CDS encoding ABC transporter ATP-binding protein, translating into MGEPLLSVRNLKTYFYTDEGVVKAVDGLSYDLYPGETLGIVGESGSGKSVHALSIMRLIPSPPGKIVDGQILFRGQDLLRLPEEQMRQIRGNRIAMIFQEPMTSLNPVLTVGEQIAEAVMLHQKLDRRAAWERAIEMLEKVKIPSARDRVRDYPHQFSGGMRQRVMIAMALSCNPDILIADEPTTALDVTIQAQILDLMRELQKEFGMAIILITHNLGVVAEMCDDVVVMYAGKAVEHTDVYRTFKEPKHPYTWGLLQSIPKLSERTERLVPIEGQPPSLIDLPPGCAFAPRCPFVMETCTQVDPPDYAVGPDHTAKCYLYSEHATEENRRAAAQAGLLASTRGV; encoded by the coding sequence ATGGGGGAACCGCTTCTGTCCGTGCGAAATCTCAAAACATACTTCTACACCGATGAGGGGGTCGTGAAGGCGGTGGACGGCCTCAGCTACGACCTCTACCCGGGGGAGACCCTGGGGATCGTGGGCGAGAGCGGGAGCGGCAAGAGCGTGCACGCCCTCTCCATCATGCGGTTGATCCCCAGCCCTCCGGGCAAGATCGTGGACGGCCAGATCCTCTTCCGGGGGCAGGACCTCCTGCGGCTACCGGAGGAGCAGATGCGGCAGATCCGCGGCAACCGCATCGCCATGATCTTCCAGGAGCCCATGACCTCCCTCAACCCCGTGCTCACCGTGGGTGAACAGATCGCGGAAGCGGTGATGCTGCATCAGAAGCTGGACCGCCGGGCCGCCTGGGAACGGGCCATCGAGATGCTGGAGAAGGTGAAGATCCCCTCCGCCCGGGATCGGGTCCGGGACTATCCTCACCAGTTCAGCGGGGGGATGCGCCAGCGGGTGATGATCGCCATGGCCCTCTCGTGCAACCCGGACATCCTCATCGCGGACGAGCCCACCACCGCCCTGGACGTCACCATCCAGGCGCAGATCCTGGACCTCATGCGGGAGCTGCAGAAGGAGTTCGGGATGGCCATCATCCTCATCACCCACAACCTGGGGGTGGTGGCGGAGATGTGCGACGACGTGGTGGTGATGTACGCGGGCAAGGCGGTGGAGCACACGGACGTGTACCGGACCTTCAAGGAGCCCAAGCACCCCTACACGTGGGGGCTGTTGCAATCCATTCCGAAGCTCTCGGAGCGGACGGAACGCCTGGTCCCCATCGAGGGACAGCCCCCGAGCCTCATCGACCTGCCTCCGGGGTGCGCCTTTGCCCCCCGCTGCCCCTTCGTGATGGAGACTTGCACGCAGGTGGACCCGCCGGATTACGCGGTGGGGCCGGACCACACGGCGAAGTGCTACCTCTACAGCGAGCATGCCACGGAGGAGAACCGCCGGGCGGCGGCCCAGGCGGGGCTGTTGGCGAGCACCCGGGGCGTTTAG
- the add gene encoding adenosine deaminase, with protein sequence MAEGVPERAIADLPKIELHVHLETSLRLRALAERARLDPISEPYLVSDPNRHHGYDRLRRLRYVSRTGKVPDYLYTRENIASITYELLQESARQNVRYVEIRVGGRRGFVLLGVRGMLEAVAEGQRRAHREFGIHARTVVTIVRERGPEAAAEVAEVAAECARSCGVVGIDIAGDEENFPPILFKRTCEIAREAGLGITVHAGEFSGPASIWTAIYQLGATRIGHGFRAAEDPHLVAYLRDHRITLEVCPTSNLRLGVVQSLRDHPLRRLYDAGVPVTINTDDPMLLGTSLTLELRKVSRELGFTLEDLRRLMRFAAEAAFDRRTALEAFGAAAR encoded by the coding sequence ATGGCGGAGGGCGTTCCGGAACGGGCCATCGCGGATCTCCCGAAGATCGAGCTCCACGTACACCTGGAGACCTCCTTGCGTCTCAGAGCCCTTGCGGAGCGCGCCCGTCTGGATCCCATCTCCGAGCCCTACCTGGTGAGCGACCCCAACCGACACCATGGGTACGATCGGCTCCGTCGGCTGCGCTACGTGAGCCGGACGGGGAAGGTTCCTGATTACCTGTACACCCGGGAGAACATCGCCAGCATCACGTACGAGCTCCTGCAGGAGTCTGCCCGGCAGAACGTGCGATACGTGGAGATCCGGGTCGGCGGCCGCCGCGGATTCGTGCTGCTGGGCGTGCGAGGGATGCTGGAGGCGGTGGCGGAGGGGCAGCGGCGGGCTCACCGGGAGTTCGGCATTCATGCCCGCACCGTGGTGACCATCGTGCGGGAGCGGGGTCCGGAAGCCGCTGCGGAGGTGGCGGAGGTGGCGGCGGAGTGCGCCCGGAGCTGCGGGGTGGTGGGGATCGACATCGCGGGCGATGAGGAGAACTTCCCGCCTATCCTCTTCAAGCGCACCTGCGAGATCGCCCGCGAGGCGGGGCTCGGCATCACGGTGCACGCGGGGGAGTTCTCGGGGCCGGCCTCCATCTGGACCGCCATCTACCAGCTGGGGGCCACCCGGATCGGCCATGGCTTCCGGGCCGCGGAGGACCCCCATCTCGTCGCATACCTCCGGGATCACCGGATCACCCTGGAGGTGTGCCCCACCAGCAACCTCCGGCTGGGCGTGGTGCAAAGCCTCCGGGACCATCCCCTCCGGCGGCTGTACGACGCGGGGGTACCGGTAACCATCAACACCGACGATCCCATGCTCCTGGGTACTTCCCTCACCCTGGAGCTGCGCAAGGTGAGCCGGGAGCTGGGGTTCACCCTGGAGGACCTGCGCCGCCTCATGCGGTTCGCCGCGGAGGCGGCCTTCGACCGGAGGACAGCCCTCGAAGCCTTCGGGGCCGCGGCCCGCTAG
- a CDS encoding ABC transporter ATP-binding protein, whose translation MVGNTILEVRNLVKHFPVTKGFLFQRQTGVVRAVDGVSFTVREGETLGLVGESGCGKTTLGRVILRLLEPTGGEVIFQGRNVFQLNREELRRLRRDMQIIFQDPYSSLNPRMTVGDIVGEPLEIHRLARGREKVRRVQELLEIVGLSPYHINRYPHEFSGGQRQRIGIARALAVNPKFIICDEPVSALDVSIQAQIINLLQELQREFRLTYLFIAHDLSVVKHISDRIAVMYLGKIVELAPADELFENPQHPYTEALLSAVPIPDPEIRRERILLPGDVPSPVNPPSGCRFHTRCMYAVERCSVEEPRLEEVAPGHWVACPVRPFRHQRSRAAVVPKQVGTVTGNPSGANATAPPS comes from the coding sequence ATGGTCGGGAACACCATTCTGGAAGTCCGAAACCTCGTGAAGCACTTCCCCGTCACCAAAGGGTTCCTCTTCCAACGGCAGACGGGGGTGGTGCGGGCGGTGGACGGGGTGTCCTTCACCGTCCGGGAGGGAGAGACCCTGGGGCTCGTGGGGGAGAGCGGGTGCGGGAAGACCACCCTGGGTCGGGTGATCCTGCGGCTTCTGGAACCCACGGGCGGAGAGGTCATCTTCCAGGGCCGCAACGTCTTCCAGCTGAACCGGGAGGAACTGCGGCGGCTGCGGCGGGACATGCAGATCATCTTCCAGGACCCGTACTCCTCCCTGAACCCCCGGATGACGGTGGGGGACATCGTGGGAGAACCTCTGGAGATCCACCGACTGGCCCGGGGCCGGGAGAAGGTCCGCCGGGTCCAGGAACTGCTGGAGATCGTGGGGCTGTCCCCCTACCACATCAACCGGTACCCCCACGAGTTCAGCGGCGGGCAGCGGCAGCGCATCGGGATTGCCCGGGCGCTCGCGGTGAACCCCAAGTTCATCATCTGCGACGAGCCCGTCTCCGCCCTGGACGTCTCCATCCAGGCCCAGATCATCAACCTCCTGCAGGAGCTGCAGCGGGAGTTCCGACTCACCTACCTCTTCATCGCCCACGACCTCTCCGTGGTGAAGCACATCTCGGATCGCATCGCGGTGATGTACCTGGGGAAGATCGTGGAGCTGGCCCCCGCGGATGAATTGTTTGAGAACCCCCAGCACCCGTACACGGAGGCTCTGCTGTCCGCGGTCCCCATCCCGGATCCGGAGATCCGGCGGGAGCGCATCCTCCTCCCCGGAGACGTGCCAAGCCCCGTGAACCCGCCGAGCGGGTGTCGCTTCCACACCCGGTGCATGTACGCGGTGGAGCGGTGCTCGGTGGAGGAGCCGCGCCTGGAGGAGGTGGCACCGGGACACTGGGTGGCCTGTCCGGTGCGGCCCTTCCGGCACCAGCGCAGCCGGGCCGCGGTGGTGCCCAAGCAGGTGGGCACCGTCACCGGGAATCCTTCCGGGGCGAACGCCACGGCTCCGCCGTCCTAG